The following are from one region of the Oncorhynchus nerka isolate Pitt River linkage group LG8, Oner_Uvic_2.0, whole genome shotgun sequence genome:
- the LOC135572814 gene encoding inner nuclear membrane protein Man1-like codes for MATSQLTDDELFSELKSFGFTPGPVSENTRPVYLKKLKKLREEQQQKGGTRAGKNRNSGSINNNSSSGGNGSYTAAGASGCGARPASRDVTPRSPGGRPVLNEKRTGGAGKFVLGFSSDESDVEDPKKKRGANHSGRKDRGSAYQQQQIRPTTGTATATRKSLGVAVSTSSNNSSPAGLLEGRRSGPGSLGWEDRGKSSLEVSRAAEVKGYDEEPEEDDDFQGETERDSRSLNGNRASYSLNASSKKVGDYSDSEEEEEGGIISGQDRQRDQRLQQHYSRRSHSSKPSPYRSARGSENGQETTGGMAIRPNDTPGASRSRLDMMGGRGEEDEEEEEGKKRGPGESSLSGSLLRRHCPRGTIYVSAVMGESDRGSPGESSGNNSPSSAYNKNHIDSGDGATSSSSSSSRFSIGLRPRFSNYNSLSATYRPNHSNHSGPNHAYSQSSLKQKHTVPEDELLQQFKREEVGSSTGGWGFSAHYLSMFLLMAACLFFLLLGLMYLRMRGSGASEVDVVGKYPA; via the coding sequence ATGGCGACGTCGCAGCTAACGGACGATGAGCTTTTCTCTGAGTTAAAGAGCTTTGGATTCACTCCAGGCCCGGTCTCCGAGAATACGAGACCGGTTTATTTGAAAAAACTAAAGAAACTACGTGAGGAACAACAACAGAAAGGAGGAACCAGAGCGGGGAAAAACCGAAACAGCGGCAGTATCAACAACAACAGTAGTAGCGGTGGTAACGGCAGCTACACAGCGGCGGGAGCTTCGGGATGCGGAGCCAGGCCAGCTAGCCGTGACGTCACGCCCCGGAGCCCCGGTGGTCGACCGGTCCTGAACGAAAAGCGAACTGGTGGAGCTGGGAAGTTCGTATTGGGTTTTAGTTCGGACGAATCGGACGTAGAGGACCCGAAGAAAAAACGAGGAGCGAACCACAGCGGTAGGAAAGACCGAGGTTCCGCGTATCAACAACAACAGATCAGGCCTACAACGGGAACTGCTACCGCCACTCGGAAGAGCCTGGGAGTCGCTGTGAGTACCAGCAGTAACAACTCCTCTCCCGCCGGGCTGCTGGAGGGGAGGAGAAGCGGACCCGGTTCTCTCGGTTGGGAGGACCGGGGAAAATCGAGCCTCGAGGTCTCGCGGGCCGCGGAAGTGAAGGGTTACGACGAAGAGCCCGAAGAAGACGACGATTTTcaaggggagacggagagagacagtcgGTCTCTGAATGGGAACAGGGCGTCTTACTCACTGAACGCCAGTAGTAAGAAAGTCGGTGATTACTCAGAttcggaggaagaggaagaaggggggATAATATCTGGGCAGGACCGTCAACGAGACCAGCGCTTACAGCAACACTACTCCAGACGGAGTCACTCCTCCAAGCCGTCTCCCTACAGAAGTGCCAGGGGGTCAGAGAACGGACAGGAAACGACTGGCGGCATGGCAATCAGGCCAAACGACACGCCTGGCGCTAGTAGGAGTCGACTAGACATGATGGGAGGCCGGggggaggaagatgaggaagaggaagagggaaagaAACGAGGCCCCGGCGAATCGTCCCTGAGCGGGAGCTTGCTGAGACGCCATTGCCCCAGGGGGACCATCTACGTGTCGGCTGTGATGGGGGAGAGCGACCGCGGCAGCCCCGGGGAAAGCAGCGGCAACAATTCCCCGTCTTCCGCCTACAACAAAAACCACATCGACAGCGGGGATGGCgccactagtagtagtagcagcagcagccgaTTCAGCATCGGCCTGAGACCGCGATTCTCCAACTACAACAGTCTATCCGCTACTTACCGACCCAACCATTCAAATCATAGCGGTCCCAACCATGCCTACAGCCAGTCGAGTCTCAAGCAGAAGCACACGGTACCGGAGGATGAGCTGCTCCAGCAATTCAAGCGGGAGGAGGTGGGGTCGTCCACCGGTGGTTGGGGGTTCAGTGCCCACTACCTGTCCATGTTCCTGCTCATGGCCGCCTGCCTGTTCTTCCTCCTGCTCGGCCTCATGTATCTCCGGATGAGGGGGTCTGGAGCCTCTGAGGTCGATGTTGTCGGTAAGTATCCAGCCTAG